Proteins from a single region of Chryseobacterium sp. W4I1:
- a CDS encoding 3-deoxy-D-manno-octulosonic acid transferase — MSLLYSIFISLLIFGMKVFSWLDDKTKKGVEERKQSLGRVKAAFLPSDKVIWMHAASLGEYEQGLPVLEKLKEKFPGHKILITFFSPSGYENVVKKNHIADVICYLPFDKKRTIKEFTAQFKTELFFTVKYDYWYHLLAELKAQGAKIYVISALFYERQSFFTSYGKWFGRQLKKNVDWFFHQTPFSFALAKSIGLTHSSVTGDTRFDRVKQLRLRYNHVDFISDFKGDKKTIVFGSSWQAEEKIASMIFRKNADLKLIIAPHDLKRVEHLKNIFPDALLYSEIKQSEIHLADYQVLIIDSIGLLSKLYSYANIAVVGGGFHDAGLHNILEAATFGVPVIFGNHYRKNPEADELIAANGGKSFTEEQAAADFVLFLLNNEEELNGMSDCAGKFVSDKPDATHLILQKILA; from the coding sequence ATGTCTTTACTATACAGCATATTTATCAGTCTTCTCATTTTCGGAATGAAAGTTTTTTCATGGCTTGATGATAAAACTAAAAAAGGAGTTGAAGAAAGAAAGCAGTCATTAGGTAGAGTAAAAGCTGCATTTTTACCATCAGATAAAGTGATTTGGATGCATGCAGCCAGCCTGGGCGAATATGAGCAGGGTCTTCCGGTTTTAGAAAAATTGAAAGAAAAGTTTCCCGGTCATAAGATCCTTATAACTTTTTTTTCGCCGTCGGGTTATGAAAATGTGGTCAAAAAAAATCATATTGCTGATGTGATCTGTTATCTCCCTTTTGATAAAAAAAGGACCATAAAAGAATTTACGGCCCAGTTTAAAACTGAACTTTTTTTTACCGTTAAATATGATTACTGGTATCATCTTCTAGCTGAGCTCAAAGCTCAGGGAGCTAAAATCTATGTAATCTCTGCCTTATTTTATGAAAGGCAGTCATTCTTTACTTCCTATGGGAAATGGTTTGGAAGGCAGCTTAAAAAGAATGTAGACTGGTTTTTTCATCAGACCCCGTTTTCATTTGCCTTGGCTAAAAGTATTGGACTCACCCATTCTTCGGTAACAGGTGATACAAGATTCGATAGAGTAAAACAGCTTAGATTGCGGTATAATCATGTCGATTTTATTTCGGACTTCAAAGGAGATAAAAAAACGATCGTTTTCGGAAGCTCCTGGCAGGCTGAAGAAAAGATCGCATCAATGATTTTCAGGAAAAATGCTGACCTTAAATTGATTATAGCTCCTCACGATCTTAAAAGAGTGGAACATCTTAAAAATATTTTCCCAGATGCATTACTTTACAGTGAAATTAAACAATCTGAGATACACCTCGCTGATTATCAGGTTTTAATTATAGACAGCATTGGTTTGCTGTCCAAACTATATTCCTATGCAAATATTGCTGTTGTAGGAGGCGGTTTTCATGATGCCGGGCTGCATAATATCCTGGAGGCGGCAACATTTGGTGTGCCTGTGATCTTTGGTAACCATTACAGAAAAAATCCTGAAGCAGATGAGCTGATTGCTGCCAATGGCGGAAAATCTTTCACAGAAGAGCAGGCAGCAGCAGATTTTGTGCTGTTTCTCCTGAATAATGAAGAAGAATTGAATGGAATGTCTGATTGCGCCGGAAAGTTTGTGAGCGATAAACCTGATGCTACCCACCTTATTCTCCAGAAAATTTTAGCGTAA
- a CDS encoding cupin domain-containing protein — translation MIQSKKNSEHYIWGNGCDSWVLKDSLHLSVKQEIMPAGATEKLHFHETAEQVFYILKGEAVLHINNEQFKVRAGESISVQPQSEHFISNESQEEVEFLVISSPSTNNDRIEIKK, via the coding sequence ATGATACAGTCAAAAAAAAATTCTGAGCATTATATCTGGGGAAACGGCTGTGACAGCTGGGTTCTAAAAGATTCTCTCCATCTTTCTGTAAAACAGGAAATAATGCCTGCAGGAGCTACAGAAAAACTACATTTCCACGAAACAGCAGAACAGGTTTTTTATATTTTAAAAGGTGAAGCTGTACTGCATATTAATAATGAGCAGTTCAAGGTCAGGGCAGGCGAAAGTATTTCTGTTCAGCCTCAATCCGAGCACTTTATTTCTAATGAATCTCAGGAGGAAGTTGAGTTTCTCGTGATCTCCAGTCCATCTACCAATAATGACCGAATTGAAATTAAAAAATAA
- a CDS encoding DUF1648 domain-containing protein, whose protein sequence is MENILFTFFDIFNFGLVVFFWWFTLKHYKTLPKRIPVHFDFGGKADNFWNKVYSFLTPLLGTAFYFLFIYTLKHPESTNFPVEITEQNRNAQFLIMEIFIRWLFLLLMLIFINGQDYMFRYTFNENVKPRVSIHTAILSVIGSVIIVFIFVGIFK, encoded by the coding sequence ATGGAAAATATTCTTTTTACATTTTTTGATATTTTTAATTTCGGACTGGTCGTTTTTTTCTGGTGGTTTACCCTGAAACATTATAAAACCCTTCCCAAAAGAATTCCCGTCCATTTCGATTTTGGTGGAAAGGCAGATAATTTTTGGAACAAAGTTTATTCTTTTTTAACACCGCTTCTTGGAACAGCTTTCTATTTCCTGTTTATATATACATTAAAACACCCTGAATCGACTAATTTCCCCGTTGAAATTACAGAGCAGAACCGAAATGCCCAGTTCCTGATCATGGAAATTTTTATTAGATGGCTGTTTCTACTGTTGATGCTTATTTTTATAAACGGACAGGATTATATGTTCAGATATACTTTTAATGAAAATGTGAAGCCCAGAGTTTCTATTCATACAGCAATTTTATCGGTAATTGGAAGTGTAATCATTGTTTTTATTTTCGTAGGAATATTCAAATGA
- a CDS encoding C40 family peptidase, whose protein sequence is MNKGICNVTVAPVRAENSDKAEIVTEILFGESADILEVNKNWTKIKMHYDGYEGWMDTKQLKPVTDEELGKRKITVVTEDFASVLMNDGKTLLSMGSEVEFPAVASRRSHDLRESIALAAKEFLNVPYLWGGKSFFAVDCSGFTQLVYKIHDIKLPRDTYQQAEVGVPLTFVEESQPGDLAFFENPEGKIIHVGIMLDNQRIIHASGKVRIDILDSTGIFNKEMNKHTHKLRVIKNVL, encoded by the coding sequence ATGAATAAAGGAATTTGTAATGTTACAGTAGCACCGGTCCGCGCAGAGAATTCTGATAAGGCGGAAATTGTTACGGAAATACTGTTTGGAGAAAGCGCAGATATTTTGGAAGTGAATAAAAACTGGACTAAAATAAAGATGCATTATGACGGATATGAAGGATGGATGGATACCAAACAGCTGAAACCTGTAACAGATGAAGAGCTGGGCAAAAGAAAAATTACAGTAGTTACTGAGGATTTCGCTTCAGTACTGATGAATGATGGTAAAACCCTTCTTTCAATGGGATCTGAGGTAGAGTTTCCGGCAGTGGCCTCAAGAAGAAGCCATGATCTCCGTGAAAGTATTGCTCTGGCTGCCAAAGAATTCCTTAATGTACCTTACCTGTGGGGTGGCAAAAGTTTTTTTGCAGTAGACTGCTCCGGTTTTACACAGTTGGTATATAAAATTCATGATATTAAATTACCGAGAGATACTTATCAACAGGCAGAAGTGGGAGTACCTTTAACTTTTGTTGAAGAAAGTCAGCCCGGAGATTTAGCTTTTTTTGAAAATCCCGAAGGAAAAATTATCCACGTAGGAATCATGCTTGATAATCAAAGAATCATTCATGCTTCAGGAAAAGTGAGAATCGATATTCTTGATTCTACCGGAATCTTTAATAAAGAAATGAATAAGCATACGCATAAACTGAGAGTGATCAAAAACGTACTTTAG
- a CDS encoding O-methyltransferase, which yields MSFFEEKNPEMDRYLETHASSEPEILKKLRRETYQKTTQPHMISGYQQGRLLTIISQMVQPKNVLEIGTFTGYATLCLTAGLAKDGKIITLDVNEDLAYLPKKYFEESEYAEQIDFKLQDAKEFLKETNEIFDLIFIDADKENYAEYFRLIKPRTRSGSIVMFDNVLWYGKVLEENPKQKSTQVIKELNDLIAKDDDFENLILPLRDGVNFLRRK from the coding sequence ATGAGCTTTTTTGAAGAAAAAAATCCAGAAATGGACAGGTACTTGGAGACTCATGCTTCCTCGGAACCTGAAATTCTGAAAAAACTAAGAAGAGAGACCTATCAGAAAACCACACAGCCTCATATGATCTCCGGATATCAGCAGGGAAGGCTTCTGACGATTATTTCCCAAATGGTACAGCCCAAAAATGTCCTGGAAATAGGAACTTTTACAGGGTATGCCACACTTTGTCTGACAGCAGGACTGGCTAAAGACGGAAAAATCATTACTTTAGATGTCAACGAAGATCTTGCCTATCTGCCGAAAAAATATTTTGAAGAAAGTGAATATGCAGAACAGATCGATTTTAAACTTCAGGATGCCAAAGAATTTTTAAAAGAAACAAACGAGATTTTTGATCTTATATTTATAGATGCCGACAAAGAGAATTATGCAGAATATTTCAGACTGATCAAACCCAGAACAAGATCAGGATCCATCGTAATGTTTGATAATGTTTTATGGTATGGTAAAGTCCTGGAGGAAAATCCAAAACAGAAATCTACACAGGTCATTAAGGAACTGAATGATTTGATCGCAAAAGACGATGATTTTGAAAATCTTATTTTACCTTTGCGTGATGGAGTAAACTTCCTTCGCCGGAAGTAA
- a CDS encoding OmpA family protein, with the protein MKILKILAVSAMALGLTSCISKKQYDALSSNYKQCIENIGERQREIQDLKSQNSALTGENNLLKSQHDALKSSLDACLSNTGKSSANIDKLVGEINASNSYIKQLISNNAKNDSLNLALSNKLKRSLDNVTDDDVQVKVLKGVVMISLSDKMLYKTGDYNILPAAQEVLGKVAKVINDYDKYSVLIEGNTDNAPLNSPNLPRDNWDLSALRGTSIAKVLQTQFGVDPARITAGGRSEYNPKATNMSVSGRAENRRTEIIIMPKLDEFMKLMDIAPKK; encoded by the coding sequence ATGAAGATTTTAAAAATTTTAGCAGTTTCTGCGATGGCGTTGGGATTGACATCTTGTATCAGCAAGAAGCAATATGACGCTTTAAGCTCAAACTATAAGCAGTGTATTGAAAATATTGGTGAAAGACAGAGAGAGATCCAGGATCTGAAGTCTCAGAATTCAGCTTTAACCGGCGAAAATAATCTCTTGAAAAGTCAGCATGATGCTTTGAAATCATCTTTGGATGCATGTCTTTCCAATACAGGCAAAAGCTCAGCTAACATTGATAAACTGGTTGGTGAGATTAATGCTTCCAATTCTTATATCAAACAGCTGATTTCAAACAATGCTAAAAATGACAGTCTGAACCTTGCTTTGTCTAACAAGCTTAAGAGATCTCTTGATAATGTAACAGATGATGATGTACAGGTAAAAGTATTGAAAGGAGTGGTGATGATCTCCCTTTCAGATAAAATGTTATATAAGACAGGAGATTATAATATTCTTCCAGCTGCACAAGAAGTGTTAGGGAAAGTGGCTAAAGTGATCAATGATTATGATAAATATTCAGTATTGATCGAAGGGAACACAGATAATGCTCCTTTAAACTCTCCAAATCTGCCAAGAGACAACTGGGATCTTTCTGCATTGAGAGGGACTTCTATTGCTAAAGTTCTTCAGACACAATTCGGTGTGGATCCTGCGAGAATCACAGCAGGTGGTCGTTCAGAATACAACCCGAAGGCAACAAATATGAGTGTTTCCGGAAGAGCGGAAAACAGGAGAACAGAAATCATCATTATGCCTAAGCTTGATGAATTTATGAAATTGATGGATATTGCTCCTAAAAAGTAA
- the tilS gene encoding tRNA lysidine(34) synthetase TilS: MEKNSFKNQLENLVRDPENYSYLLAVSGGADSMVLASLFEALGLSYHIAHINYKLRGEDSDLDQKTVQDFCEKNHIPFHLYQVSEKDKKPENSIQLWARELRYRFFRDIQEKERLKFLVTAHHLNDQLETFLINLSKASGINGLSGIPAGSNNTLRPLLNFSKNEIYEYAENNKIDFREDLSNKKSDYLRNKIRNEVIPKLLETNDHFLENFQKSSSYLNQTKDFVQKQIENIENQLTVFNPDYKILSKEKLVQESTFVQFEILKKYGFNQEEEIPKIFTAENGSSFFSKDYHLIINRNELILVNKNKDQETENEIVLTEGFDFSENRLSISLENTIENIDGINNHFEWEFDAAKLHFPLHLRKQQDGDEFYPTGFSGKKKVSKFFRDEKLSILARPKIWILCDGNNSVLGIIPFRQDRRYAKDEKTESILKIFNEKKK; the protein is encoded by the coding sequence TTGGAAAAAAATAGTTTTAAAAATCAACTGGAAAATCTTGTCCGTGACCCGGAAAATTACAGCTATCTTCTGGCGGTAAGTGGCGGTGCAGATTCTATGGTTCTGGCCTCTCTTTTTGAGGCTTTGGGGCTGTCTTACCATATTGCTCATATCAATTATAAACTTCGGGGAGAAGATTCGGATCTGGATCAAAAAACGGTTCAGGATTTTTGTGAGAAAAATCATATCCCATTTCACCTGTATCAGGTATCAGAAAAAGATAAAAAACCTGAAAATTCTATTCAGCTTTGGGCAAGAGAACTCCGTTACCGTTTTTTCAGAGATATCCAGGAAAAAGAAAGACTAAAATTTCTTGTTACTGCCCATCATCTGAATGATCAGCTTGAAACTTTCCTCATCAATCTTTCGAAAGCTTCCGGAATCAACGGTCTAAGTGGAATTCCTGCGGGAAGTAATAACACGCTTCGCCCGCTTCTCAATTTTTCAAAAAATGAAATTTATGAGTATGCTGAAAACAATAAAATTGATTTTCGGGAAGATCTTTCCAATAAAAAAAGTGATTATTTAAGAAATAAGATCAGGAATGAGGTTATTCCCAAACTTTTAGAAACCAATGATCATTTTCTGGAAAACTTCCAAAAGAGCTCCTCTTATCTTAACCAAACAAAGGATTTTGTACAGAAACAAATTGAAAATATAGAAAATCAACTCACCGTATTTAACCCTGACTATAAAATCCTATCAAAGGAAAAGCTGGTTCAGGAAAGCACTTTCGTACAGTTTGAGATTTTAAAGAAATATGGTTTTAATCAGGAGGAAGAAATTCCTAAAATTTTTACTGCAGAAAACGGAAGTTCTTTTTTTTCAAAAGATTATCACTTAATCATCAACCGGAATGAATTAATTCTCGTAAATAAGAACAAAGATCAGGAAACAGAAAATGAAATCGTTCTTACTGAAGGTTTTGATTTTTCTGAAAACCGGCTCAGTATCAGTCTTGAAAACACAATTGAAAATATTGACGGAATCAATAACCATTTTGAATGGGAATTTGATGCTGCCAAGCTCCATTTCCCACTGCATTTGAGAAAACAGCAGGATGGCGATGAGTTTTATCCGACGGGATTTTCAGGCAAAAAGAAAGTTTCTAAGTTTTTTAGGGACGAAAAATTATCTATTTTAGCGAGGCCAAAAATTTGGATCCTGTGTGACGGCAACAATTCCGTACTTGGGATAATCCCTTTCAGACAGGACAGAAGATATGCAAAGGATGAGAAAACGGAAAGTATTCTCAAAATTTTTAATGAAAAGAAAAAATGA
- a CDS encoding protein-disulfide reductase DsbD family protein produces MCLAPNTLEFNQKVTPKGAVAEIAEEKTEPVKDSVKAIETVATNPAKGDVTVTAVSQLDPKQLKIATIDFQKPLTDCGTTTEKVSENYWTYLFLGFAGGLIALLTPCVFPMIPLTVSFFTKGSSNKAKGKRDALIYGFFILLIFVLLSVPFHLIDGIAGNVFNEISTSVWLNIAFFIIFIFFAGSFFGYYDITLPSSIANKSSKAEEAGGLVGIFFMALTLVIVSFSCTGPILGGLLGSAVTGSSNVPMLLTFALAGFGLAWAIVFGLLALFPQALKSLPKSGGWMNTVKVVLGFVELALALKFLSKADLVSKTFLLKRELFIAIWIVVALGLTLYLFGIIRFPHDDKKPKISITRKILGALGIGFVIYLIQGLIPAERPKLQLLSGILPPLNVSYFHDEKDGILGMHPEHDFFKAIELAKKEDKPILIDFTGYGCENCRKMEEFVWSEPDILPILQNDVVLASLYVDDKEELPEDQKTKIDLGDGQVKKVKTIGDRWSLFQQVNFNNNSQPHYVLITPDGKVINTPVSGYMPKEDFKKFLECGVNYYKKNK; encoded by the coding sequence GTGTGTCTGGCTCCCAACACTTTAGAATTCAATCAAAAAGTAACTCCGAAAGGTGCTGTAGCAGAAATAGCAGAGGAAAAAACTGAACCGGTAAAAGATTCGGTAAAAGCGATAGAAACGGTTGCTACAAATCCGGCAAAAGGAGACGTGACGGTTACTGCGGTTTCTCAATTGGATCCTAAGCAGTTAAAAATAGCAACTATTGATTTCCAGAAACCTTTAACTGACTGTGGAACCACGACAGAAAAAGTAAGTGAAAATTACTGGACTTATTTATTTTTAGGATTTGCCGGAGGTTTAATCGCTTTACTGACACCTTGCGTTTTTCCTATGATTCCGCTTACGGTTTCTTTTTTTACCAAAGGAAGCAGCAATAAGGCAAAAGGTAAGAGAGATGCATTGATCTATGGATTTTTTATCCTTCTGATCTTTGTATTATTAAGTGTTCCGTTCCATTTGATTGATGGAATTGCAGGAAATGTTTTCAATGAAATATCTACAAGTGTCTGGCTGAATATTGCCTTCTTTATCATATTCATTTTCTTTGCAGGAAGTTTCTTCGGATATTATGACATCACGCTTCCGAGCTCTATTGCCAACAAATCTTCAAAAGCAGAAGAAGCTGGCGGACTGGTTGGTATTTTCTTTATGGCGTTGACTCTGGTTATTGTTTCTTTCTCTTGTACCGGACCTATTCTGGGTGGTTTATTAGGAAGTGCTGTAACTGGATCGTCTAATGTTCCGATGCTGCTTACTTTTGCATTAGCCGGATTTGGATTGGCCTGGGCTATCGTTTTCGGACTGCTGGCTTTATTCCCGCAGGCTTTAAAGAGTCTTCCGAAATCAGGAGGATGGATGAATACGGTAAAAGTGGTTCTTGGATTTGTAGAACTGGCTTTAGCTTTAAAGTTCTTATCTAAAGCTGATCTGGTTTCGAAAACATTCTTATTAAAAAGAGAACTTTTCATTGCCATCTGGATCGTTGTTGCATTAGGACTGACTTTATATCTTTTCGGAATTATAAGATTTCCGCATGATGATAAAAAACCAAAGATTTCAATTACAAGAAAGATATTGGGCGCATTGGGAATTGGTTTTGTTATTTATCTTATTCAGGGATTAATTCCTGCCGAACGTCCAAAACTTCAGTTATTAAGTGGGATTTTACCTCCACTGAACGTCAGTTATTTCCATGATGAAAAAGACGGTATTCTGGGAATGCATCCTGAGCATGATTTCTTCAAAGCTATTGAGCTTGCCAAAAAAGAAGACAAGCCTATTTTAATTGACTTTACCGGTTACGGCTGCGAAAATTGCCGAAAGATGGAGGAATTTGTTTGGAGTGAACCGGACATTCTTCCCATTCTGCAAAATGACGTGGTACTTGCTTCTTTATATGTAGATGATAAGGAGGAACTTCCTGAAGATCAGAAAACAAAAATTGATCTTGGAGACGGACAGGTGAAAAAGGTAAAAACAATCGGTGACCGATGGAGCCTGTTCCAACAGGTGAATTTTAATAATAATTCCCAGCCGCACTACGTTTTGATAACACCGGATGGAAAAGTAATCAACACTCCTGTATCGGGATATATGCCGAAAGAAGATTTTAAAAAGTTCCTTGAATGTGGAGTAAATTATTATAAGAAAAATAAATAA